GGCGCTCCGATGGCGGGTTATCATGGATCCGGTCAAGAGCATCTCGGTGCGGCAGATCTTGTCGATATTCTCCGTCAGCCAGATGGTGAATGTCTCCCTTCCGGCGCTGACCGGTCAGGCCGCGCGGGTGCTTCTGGTGTCGAAACGTGCCGGACTTCCTAAGACGTACTGCGCAACGACGGTCGTCCTTGAAGTGCTCTTTGACGGCATCTCGCTGGTGATTCTGATGCTCGCCTGCTCGACTGTGATCGTGTTTCCGGGCTGGCTCTCCAGATCGGGACTGCTGGCGGGGATTACGCTCGTGGTTCTCTTGATATTGCTTTTGCTCGTCGTCCACAACCGGCGCAAACTCCGCATATTCGGACGGAGGCGTCTCAAAGTCCGCTATCCGAGGTTCTTCGAGAAAATTCGTCATGTGGCGGGGTCATTCGCAGATGCGCTCGATATGCTCAAGAGCACGCGGCATACTCTGCTGACTGCACTCTTCTCGGTTGGACTCTGGGCTGCTCATGCGTTCGTGATAATCTTTCTGTTCAAGGCGCTCG
This genomic window from Candidatus Zixiibacteriota bacterium contains:
- a CDS encoding flippase-like domain-containing protein, which translates into the protein MGQILKYKRAWGIAVAAILLYLSFHDLDREKISDILSRADYWMLIPAAIAAFAVNLFKALRWRVIMDPVKSISVRQILSIFSVSQMVNVSLPALTGQAARVLLVSKRAGLPKTYCATTVVLEVLFDGISLVILMLACSTVIVFPGWLSRSGLLAGITLVVLLILLLLVVHNRRKLRIFGRRRLKVRYPRFFEKIRHVAGSFADALDMLKSTRHTLLTALFSVGLWAAHAFVIIFLFKALGLTVPIWGAIVILAVNSVLLMFPITPGNLGTFQWACVAGMALFHVGKSEAVSFSIVLQVMDLVPVFLAGLFFLYLDHMRYSEIRDEAIKESEDGHDGVEKEEVVVEGE